The genomic segment TAATTGAAAGTTGAGATTAAGTTTAATGATTTATAATGTAAATTACGTAATATACACTATACTTATTGCCGCTAAATGAGAAGTACAAGTTAAATCTCTAGTAGTAATGATTAATAGtaagttttgtttttttctaTCTTTAAATTGTTGGCACATATGggaaagttttatattttttaaatttttctttatatatttaaattttttaataattaaagcaaaaataaaaagagtaggggtcaaattgacaaaaattgaAAGGTTGATGAGCTAAAATTGTGATTATACCTAATTTTTTAATGGAGTTTACGGAAAAAAGTTAATGGAGGGACTGAAAATGATGAAATCGAAAAATAAAGGAAccaattttaagtaaataaaagtagagggactaaatccGCACAAATTGGTGATGTTACAAGGGCTATCCTTAAAATTTAACCAATTAATCAATTACTAACTTAGAtggtatttgataaactgaaaaggtaattattaacaaattaagtgtttgaaaaattaaatactaaatttaattacaaaaattgtttgatatatttcttaaaattttgtatgaaatatgattaaagcGATTgataaatgtaaatattaaaaattttaaggtaatGTATTTAGGGATGACAATATAGCATAGCGAGGGCGAATATTGTCAAATTCATCATCGTTACACAATTGGCATGGATttgctatttatttttaatatttttagtgtcaagtaaatatttaaacataattttcaaaaaaaaaaatttaacataaaatatatgaaaattttctatattatgttattacatatttacccttttaatagtttatatatacaaAGATAAAATTGTAACTTTATATAGTGGAGCGGGTTGAAGTGAGGCAAGCAATTACCATAACTGCTCCATACCCACTATCTAAAAGAGAAAATCCACCTCGCCCCACATCcacttttcaaaagaaaaaattcattCCATTTGGAGCGGATCGATTTGAAATCCATTAGGCGGTTTGGATTTTGCCATctcaaaatgtaatttaaatgataatgttaaaagaaataaaatagaataaaataaaataaatcgaaaaaaaaatctaaagtaaTTGATAAGTAATTTAAGTAGCTCATTAATTACTTATCATTTTTCACActttttattatagattatcaATGTGCTTACAAAATTAGAtcactaaaaacattaatttttagttGATTTAATTTTTCAATGTATTGTCAAACAAagctttatatatttaaattaaatttatactttaacatgaaaaataatttttcaaattctatTAATAGATCATGTACTTtgtataaattatgaatttagtatttgtactttaatttgatcaaatttagtTTATGTactttttgatttttgaaaatttagctcTAACCCAATGGTAACggttaaattatgtcattagCTCTGTATTATGCTTAAAGTTATATATTTAGTTTACGCTGTAAATTTAGTCCACATTCACCAATTGGATCATTCTTAGtggctatatatatttttaatttcagatTTTTGGTATTAATTCAAGCGATAGTCGTTAAATTTATAAACTAATTTTTTATGAgcaatatgtgaaaataacaaccAGACATAACattacatatgtgataatatgtttgacacattgaattttaaaaataacagaagttaacttaatgaatttaatagttatcatttggttaggagtaaaattttcaaatactaaAAGTATAAGGATTGAAAATGACCGAATTaaaatacatgtattaaatccACAAACCGAATTTAATAATAGAATTTGacctaaatatttttaaatagttataaaagtagttaattaaaatatttatataaactcataaaattgtataattaaaattttaaatgttaaaatgtcATTAAAATACATCATAACAATTAGATTAACTTAAATAATCATTAATCTCacaattaaaacaattaattctATCATTATCATTAAAATCAATCTCAATGCCCCTAAATTAATCATATTTATTAGACTTAGCGTCTCCAAGCGTTGTTTGTTTATGTAGAGTGTTCGCGTTTGAAATAATGAAAACGAGAACTGAGAAACAGCGAAACCCTGGTTTCTTTTCTATTTGTATTTTTAGGTTTGAACCGACAACAAGGCTTAGGGTTATGGCTTCTAGCTGTAATTGCACCAACAAAGCATACTTTAATGAGCAATGCTTTaggtaaattaatattttaagcaACAAATCAAAGATTAAAGGGGGACGGAACGTAATAATTGTTTGAGcctatattttaataatatcaaGCAGGAAAGGGATATTGAAAGATGAAGCCACTGCACTGCTTTCACGTGAATCCTGAGGCAGAAACCGATGATGGAGTGGGGATGATCATTGTTTGCTATGAATGATAATCGAAACGAAAATTCTCTATGAATCTTTGGAGGATGTTTGGGAAGCTATTGAGTTATGGTGATGGGGCTGCTAACCCCCCTTCCCCTTTATAGACTAGCCTACAGTTAGGCCACAAAAGGTGTTCTGCCCTTTACTTAAGATCCCAATAATTATACTTCAAATCCAACTTCTCCATCTATCATTCAattctcattatcaactttttttaACCATAAAATCGATTTTTCATAGTTATGGCAAGGGAAAAAAAAACGGACCAAGGGGTCACGTGGAGAGGGGCATAATGTCCACGTAAGAGACAAACGAGGATTTGCTTACAAAAATCTCAGATCCACCAATCACACACGTCGTCCCACGTGCGACCTTGTACCCCATCAAAAACCTATGTTATGTTATGCATGACATCATTCATAGTATCATAACTGTAAGAACAACAGtgcattaatatattttttattcaaacaaTTTGGGATTCTCTTGAAATCTTCATCTCATAGCTtgctattatcattattattcccAGTCTACCCTCtcctactttctcttttcctctctaattcattttctagtTTCTTCTTCATCTCTCTTTTCCTCTTTAAgtattttagtttttgtttttatttatggctgactcatcatcatcatcatcttcttcttcttcgtatATTCACATGGTAAGTTGTAgctaattatttctttttattttatttccatttttgttGGCTATTGCTAACTAAGATGATCATGTATATAAATACAGGTGCACCGTCTTATAGAAGAGTGTTTGGTATTTAAGATGAGCAAAGAAGAGTGCATGGAAGCTTTGTCAAAGCATGCAAATATAAAACCAGTTATTACTTCAACAGGTAGTTATTCTTCCGACACTTTCCTCTTTCTTGATCAATCAAGCAGCATATACATCGTACATGATGAACTTGACCGTAAGGGTCTTATTAAGTAGTTTTGTTGTTAGTAATATAATTAATAGGATGCGTATATGTATTGGTTAAAGTTTGGATTGAGTTGGAGAAAGAGAACAAGGAGTTCTTTGAGGCATACACAAGGGGAAGCCATGAGAGAGCCACTGAAATAGAGAAAAGACAAAGGATTCAGAGGAGTCTCCATGCTTACATAAGGGACAACAATGGCAACGATCAACTCCACTACTAAATATCATCATATTGTTCCAAACTATTTGTTCTTCCTTTTTGGTGTTGAAAGTGTATTGTAAAAGTAGGCATGAAAGTTGAGGCAATATCCCTTGCATGATACCATGGTTGAGTGTAAGGTTACCTTGCTATATTCCTAAGCAATAAACTCACTAAACAATTTTAATTGCTTCAAGCTTTGCTCACAATCTCGTTTGTTGTAtatacatgtgtgtgtttattcaTGTTGTTGGTGAATAAAGCTTGAAAATGCACGTGTCAAATTctacaaaagaaaaaacaaacgTGTCAAAGAGATGCGAGTACATTTACAGGTACATCGACTACTGAACATATTTTTATCCACGTTTTAGTAAAGAAAAGATCAAATTttcgttttcttcttttttcttagcAATAGAATTTTGTTAGAGAATAAAAAATGATGTACTTAGAGCGAAGTtacatattcaaaataaatttatatatattttttcaatctAAGAGGCAATCACTTAAATATgaggttaaaataaattttttcaaaatttagatgacttaaaatgtaatttgactaaagttaatatatatatatataaatacataaggGTGGGATCTATTTACACTagtataaaattgaaatatttttacacatttctattatgttttattcaatcaatattttaaaaacgttaaatttatcaatataattatacaatatttcatgcatataaattttttaatcaatattaatctataacattatatttattaataatttgacatgcatgatttatattatatttattaaattttattttttaatcaatatgatATCTCTGTCATATTACTTAAAGTTTAACATTATtacttaaagtttttttttttgaaaaatactcaaaaaaaatttattcttaatatttttttataattaaaattggaTTTGCACAAAAGAATTCGGTccataaatatgtatatttagaCCTTCCATGAAATTAAGCACATATAATTTGTTGAGTTAGCATCTTCAAAAACTCACTaatagaagagaaaagaaataaaatagtcaCACCATGTGGATAacatcaatatttaattattttttaatttaaaagtttttaaaatttataaaaagctggtttttaaaattaaaaattttaaaaaatataattttaaaattttaaaaaattaattaaatgctgacaTGTTATCTACAGGGTAATTCTCGTGTATGCCACGTTAGCaaagttaataaatattaatttttttattcatttaggggtgatttgagaaaaatgtaagtttaaaggttaaaaaaattaaatgaataattaaaataactttttctGGAGCCAAAAAGatcatttttcatgtttttatatatctatttataatgctTTCATCTAAGAGGATTTTACTTGAAAACATTTTTAATATTGGAAAATGAGAATTGCTAAAACTGGGCTGACTAAAAAAATAGTATCATTCGGCCTCAAATTTCAAATCCAATTGTGTAAAACATGGCATTTCAAGCCCAAAAAAATTGGGCCTCGATTTTACATCATCTATCATCTACGTTTCTGGAATGATAATATGATATTCGACTTCTCACTTTTCATTAAAAAAGAAAGGTTAATATATGTGCCAAGTGTTTATACTTTTCGTAAATATGAAATTTAGTCCATTTgcattttgaatttcaaaatttaggtacaattattaatattgtttattttttgttaaaattgttggcgtgatattttaattttttttaaatactcatTTGGTAACTATATAACTAAAAACGACGTTATAATCagtttgaatttaacaaaataatcctaataatgtttgaattttaatatctg from the Gossypium hirsutum isolate 1008001.06 chromosome D09, Gossypium_hirsutum_v2.1, whole genome shotgun sequence genome contains:
- the LOC107892859 gene encoding uncharacterized protein is translated as MADSSSSSSSSSSYIHMVHRLIEECLVFKMSKEECMEALSKHANIKPVITSTVWIELEKENKEFFEAYTRGSHERATEIEKRQRIQRSLHAYIRDNNGNDQLHY